From Cupriavidus oxalaticus:
GCCAAAAAGTTCCGGCACGGCGGCCTGCAGTTCTCGGAGCAGTGCATCGGCTTCCAGCTTGCGGCCGGCCACCAGCACCGCGATGCGCTCCGTGACATTTTCCAGCTCGCGGATATTGCCCGGCCATGCGTAGCGCGCCAGGCGCGAGCGCGCCACGGCCGGCAAGCGCTGCGCACGCTCGGTGCCCAGGCGCTCCTGCGCGCGGCGGTACAGCAGCTCGGCGAGCTCGGCCAGGTCTTCGGCGCGCTCGCGCAACGGCGGCATCTCGATGCGCAGGATATTGAGGCGGTAGTACAGGTCCTGGCGGAAGCCGCCGTCGCGCACCATCGCGGGCAGGTCGCGGTGGGTGGCCGCGATCACGCGCACGTTGACGGGCACGGCGTCGAGGCCGCCGATCGGCAGCACCTGTTTTTCCTGCAGCACGCGCAGCAGGCGCGTCTGCAGCGTCGGCGGCATGTCGCCCACTTCGTCGAGGAACAGTGTCCCGTTGTGCGCCGACTCGAACAGGCCGGCCTTGCCCCCGCGGCGCGCGCCGGTGAAGGCGCCCTCTTCGTAGCCGAACAGCTCGCTCTCCAGCAGCGCTTCCGGAAACGCGGCGCAGTTGACCGCCACGAACGGGAACGCGCGGCGCGGGCTGGCGTCGTGCATGCCCTGCGCCAGCACTTCCTTGCCGGTGCCGCTCTCGCCGCCGATCAGCACGGTGGAATCGACCACGGCGTAGCGCCGCGCCAGCGTGCGCAGTTCGGTCATCACCGCGGAGGTGCCGGCGAGGTCGTCGAGGCTGTAGCGCACGCCCGCGGGCCGGGCGCGGCTGCGCGAGCGCAGGTTGCGGTCGACGCGCTGGATCGCGCTGGCGTCCTGGATGGTGAGCACCGCGCCGAGGGTGCCGGCTTCGCTGGCGATCGGGATGCGGTTGACCACCACCATCTTGTCGCCGAGCTTGTGGATCGCTTCCAGCTCCTTGTCGCCGCTCTGCATCACGCCTTCAAGCGACAGGTTGGGCGCCAGCGTCTGCAGCTTGCGGCCCACAGCGGCCGCGGCCGAGGTACCGAGGAATCGCTCCATGGCCGGATTGAACGACTGGATCCGCCCTTCCGCATCGACGGCGGCCACGCCCTCGTTCAGGTGCGCCAGGATAGTGTTGACATAGTCGCGCCGGGTCGATTCAATGCGGCGCAGCCGTGCGGCCTCGATCGCGTCTTCCAGCGCCATGCGCACCGAGTTGCCTGAATACAGGAACACGCCGGTCAGGCCGTAGCGGTCGGCCAGGTCGGTGACCAGCCCTGGGCCGACCACCACCTGGATGCCCTCCTGCTTGAGCGCCTTGACCCGCGCCACGGCATCGTCCTCGGTCAGGTAGGTATAGGCCGGGATCGCCAGCGAGAACGCGCGCACGAATTCATCGACCTCGGCATAGGTGGAGGCATGCGTGACCAGCGCGACCCGGGGCGAGATGCGGCGCGCGGTGGCGAGTGCGCTCATGACGTCGAAGCCCGTCACCTTGACCAGCACCACCGGCACGTCCACATGCTGCCGCAGGTAGGCGCCGTTGGAGCCGCCGGCGACCACCACATCGAGCCGGCCTTCGCGCACTTCACGCGATACCGCGCTGGCGGCGGCCTCGAAGCCCTTGCCGACGATGCGGAATTCCGCGCGCGCGGCATAGGACGGGATCAGGTCGGCAAAGGCACGTGCCAGGCGGCTGATGCCGATGGCCCAGATGCGCGGGCGGGCGGGC
This genomic window contains:
- the prpR gene encoding propionate catabolism operon regulatory protein PrpR, translated to MSPPASTPARPRIWAIGISRLARAFADLIPSYAARAEFRIVGKGFEAAASAVSREVREGRLDVVVAGGSNGAYLRQHVDVPVVLVKVTGFDVMSALATARRISPRVALVTHASTYAEVDEFVRAFSLAIPAYTYLTEDDAVARVKALKQEGIQVVVGPGLVTDLADRYGLTGVFLYSGNSVRMALEDAIEAARLRRIESTRRDYVNTILAHLNEGVAAVDAEGRIQSFNPAMERFLGTSAAAAVGRKLQTLAPNLSLEGVMQSGDKELEAIHKLGDKMVVVNRIPIASEAGTLGAVLTIQDASAIQRVDRNLRSRSRARPAGVRYSLDDLAGTSAVMTELRTLARRYAVVDSTVLIGGESGTGKEVLAQGMHDASPRRAFPFVAVNCAAFPEALLESELFGYEEGAFTGARRGGKAGLFESAHNGTLFLDEVGDMPPTLQTRLLRVLQEKQVLPIGGLDAVPVNVRVIAATHRDLPAMVRDGGFRQDLYYRLNILRIEMPPLRERAEDLAELAELLYRRAQERLGTERAQRLPAVARSRLARYAWPGNIRELENVTERIAVLVAGRKLEADALLRELQAAVPELFGGEGVAMAVAEAPTEPAARAATAGRPGHSLARVKQSSEVEHIRRVLAECGGDRTAACHILGISPTTLWRRLKAA